The following coding sequences lie in one Nitratireductor mangrovi genomic window:
- a CDS encoding SDR family oxidoreductase — translation MGYKSILRENCFGGETHIVTGGGSGIGRCIAHELSSLGAHVVLAGRKVEKLEKVASEIAADGGSAEIRAFDIRDEDAVREAVATIVSAHGHVHGLVNNAGGQFPAPLEAISKRGFEAVVSNNLTGGFLVMREVFAQTMGENGGAIVNMAADIWRGMPGMAHSGAARAGMVNLTKTAAYEWGQYGIRVNAVAPGWITSSGMDTYDGMTKTLIPQLKNHVPIGRIGVEAEVSSVVCFLLSHAASFVTGVTVPIDGGAPLGNPLYPVKPTSRIAAFDGFHRAVVPEVLASEEKG, via the coding sequence ATGGGCTACAAGAGCATACTGCGCGAAAACTGCTTCGGCGGCGAGACCCATATCGTCACCGGCGGCGGCTCCGGCATTGGGCGCTGCATCGCGCACGAACTCTCTTCGCTCGGCGCCCATGTCGTTCTGGCCGGCCGCAAGGTCGAAAAGCTCGAAAAGGTGGCCTCGGAGATCGCCGCCGATGGCGGCAGCGCCGAGATCCGCGCCTTTGACATCCGCGACGAGGATGCCGTGCGCGAGGCGGTCGCGACAATCGTTTCCGCGCACGGTCATGTCCATGGCCTGGTCAACAATGCCGGCGGACAGTTTCCAGCGCCCCTTGAGGCCATTTCCAAGCGCGGTTTCGAGGCCGTGGTCTCGAACAATCTGACCGGCGGCTTTCTGGTCATGCGCGAGGTCTTTGCCCAGACGATGGGTGAAAATGGCGGTGCCATCGTCAACATGGCGGCCGACATTTGGCGCGGCATGCCGGGCATGGCGCATTCCGGCGCGGCGCGGGCGGGAATGGTGAACCTCACCAAGACGGCAGCCTACGAGTGGGGTCAGTATGGCATCAGGGTCAACGCCGTGGCGCCGGGCTGGATCACATCGTCCGGCATGGATACCTATGACGGCATGACCAAGACGCTCATCCCGCAACTGAAGAACCACGTGCCGATCGGGCGCATCGGCGTCGAGGCCGAGGTATCCTCGGTGGTGTGCTTTCTGCTGTCGCATGCCGCATCCTTCGTCACCGGCGTCACCGTGCCGATCGACGGTGGCGCGCCTCTCGGTAACCCGCTCTACCCGGTCAAGCCGACGAGCAGGATTGCCGCTTTCGACGGTTTCCACCGCGCGGTGGTGCCGGAGGTGCTGGCCAGCGAGGAGAAAGGCTGA
- a CDS encoding SCP2 sterol-binding domain-containing protein, with protein sequence MSLDSIAAKIGERVAGAGFDKSVKFDLGEAGVIVIDGATVSTNNADADCTISMSKDDFESLVSGELDPTAAFMQGKMKVDGDMSAAMALSQVL encoded by the coding sequence ATGAGCCTGGATTCCATCGCAGCGAAAATCGGCGAACGCGTCGCCGGCGCCGGCTTCGACAAGTCGGTGAAGTTCGACCTCGGCGAGGCCGGCGTCATCGTGATCGACGGCGCCACGGTGTCGACCAACAACGCCGATGCCGACTGCACCATCTCAATGTCGAAGGACGATTTCGAGTCGCTGGTCTCGGGTGAACTCGACCCGACTGCTGCCTTCATGCAGGGCAAAATGAAGGTGGACGGCGACATGTCGGCCGCGATGGCGCTCAGCCAGGTGCTCTGA